The Vicinamibacterales bacterium genomic interval GCGGGCGACGTCGACCGGGCCGTTGTCGCGGCGCGAGAGGCCTTCAAGGCCTGGGGCGCGACCTCGCCGCTCAAGCGCGCCCGCATTCTGACCCGGTTCCGCGAACTGCTCGAGGCCCACCAGACAGAGCTCGCCCGGCTGATCAGCGAGGAGCACGGCAAGGTTTTCGCCGATGCGATGGGGTCGGTGCAGCGCGGCATCGAGGTGGTGGAATTCGCCAGCGGCGCGCCGCACCTGCTCAAGGGAGAGCACGCCGGCACCGTCGGCGGCGGCATCGACGCCTACTCGCGCCTGCAGCCGCTCGGCGTGTGTGCCGGCATCACGCCGTTCAACTTCCCCGCCATGGTGCCGCTGTGGATGTTCCCGATCGCGCTGGCGTGCGGCAACACCTTCGTGCTCAAACCGTCGGAGAAGGACCCGACGCCGAGCATCAGGATGGCGGAGCTGCTGAAGGACGCAGGGCTTCCCGACGGCGTCTTCAACGTCGTCCATGGCGACAAGGAAGCCGTCGACGCCATCCTCGCGCATCGGGATGTGAAGGCGGTCTCGTTCGTCGGCTCGACGCCGATCGCCCGCTACGTGTACACGACGGCGGCGGCCCACGGCAAACGCGTGCAGGCGCTCGGCGGCGCGAAAAACCACGCCGTCGTCCTGCCGGACGCGGACCTGGAGTTCGCCGCCAACGCGCTGATCGGCGCCGGCTACGGCTCCGCCGGTGAGCGGTGCATGGCGATCTCGGCGGTCGTCGCCGTCGGCGCGATCGCCGATCCCCTCGTCGCCTCGCTCGCGGCAAAGGCGCGCGCGCTCAAGGTCGGGCCGGGGCAGGCGGAGAATGTCGACATGGGCCCGCTGGTCACCCAGGCCCACCGCGATCGCGTGAAGGGATTCGTCGACGCCGGCGTCGCCGCGGGCGCGACCTGCGTCGTCGACGGCCGAGGAGTCTCAATCCCCGGCCACGAGCGCGGGTTCTTTCTCGGGCCGACGCTGTTCGATCGCGTCACGCCCGCCATGTCGATCTATCAGGAAGAGATCTTCGGCCCGGTGCTCGTGGTCGTGCGCGTGAACACGCTGCAGGAGGCAATCGATCTCGTCAACAGCAACCCGTATGGCAACGGCGTGGCGGTGTTCACCAGCTCGGGCGGCGCCGCGCGCCACTTCGAGAACGACATCGAGGTCGGGATGGTGGGAATCAACGTGCCGATTCCCGTGCCGATGTCGTTCTTCTCGTTCGGCGGGTGGAAGTCGTCGCTGTTCGGCGACCTGCACATGCACGGCGTGGAGGGCATCAAGTTCAACACCCGGACGAAGGCCGTCACGGCGCGGTGGCCGACGGACGACGTCGGGCCGTCGTTCGTCATGCCCACGCTCGGCTGACGTCGCGGCGCCTAGAACCGTGCGCCGAAGGCGAGCAGATACGTCCGGCCGCCGTCCATGCCGGGGCGCGGGCGCGGATAGTGCGCGGTCGACGTTCCCTTGCCGAAGTTCGCGCCTTGCACGTACTCGAGCGGCAGCCCGCTGGCGTCGCGCGCGCCGGCGGCGTTTGCCGTCACGGTCGTGTCCCACCCGATCAGCTTCTGATTGTTCAGCAGGTTCAACACTTCGACCTTGAACCACGGCGACAGCGACTGCCACACGGGCACGCTCCAGGTGGTCGCGAGATCGACGAGCGCGAAACCTGAGAAGCTGCCGGCGCCGCGCTCGCCGAAGAACAGCGTCTGCGACGCCGGACGGCGCGCGTACCCCGGGTCGTTCGCGATCTGCTGCGCCGACAGCGGCACCGTCGCGGTGTAGCTGAACGTGCGGGCCGAGTTGTAGCGGTACATCGGCGCGACGTCGAGGCGGCCGCCGCGGCCAAGCGGCAGACCGTACGCCGCCCACACGCGGACCTTGCTGCGCTGGAAGTCGTCGAGCCTCCCCATCGGGAAGTTGCGCTCGCCGAAGATCTCGGGGTTGTCGCCGATCACCGAGGGGATCGCCGGATTGTTGGCCGCTTCCCCCTCGAAGTTGCCGTGGTTGCGCAGCTGCACCGTCCACTGGCCCTGCAGCGTGAGCGCGGAGGACGGCTGCCAGCCGGACTGCAGATCCACCGCGTCGTACTCCCGCCGGGCGAACGCGTTGTTGCGATACACCGCGTTGTCGAACGTCCCGAAGTTGACGCCGTTGCGGACCACGGTGGTCCTGCCGCCGGCAAGGACGATGTCGTCTTCGACGAAGTCGGTGGTGCGGCGGTGCACGTAGCGGCCGCGCGCCCAGAGCCGCGCGCCGAACTCGCGCCCGAGCGACAGCGTCGTCTCGCGCGTGGTCGGCGACGTCAGGCCGCCGGCGAACGACACGTTCACCGTCGGGAACGTGCCGGCGATGGTCGCGTAGTTCGCCGGATCGAACGCCGGGGCGAACGACAGCCCTTCACCCGACGGTCCGGTGTACTGCCCGGTGATCCGGTCGGCGTTGCCGGCCGCGCTGTTGCGCGAGAACTGCACGTCGTTGTAGGTGCCGGCGTAGTGTCCGTAGGTCGCCGACACGATCGTCTTGCCGTCCGTACCGAGCGCGTAGCTCGCGCCAAGGCGCGGCAGGACGGTGTTGGCCGAGACGCGCTGCGCCTGCAGCTCGGCATCGCTGGCGACGTGCTCGTAGCGCACGCCGAGGTCGACCGTGAGCCGGCGGCCCGCAGACCAGCGGTCGCTCACGAACAGCGACGTGGTGGTGACGTCGATGGCTGCGCCGCGGGAGGGAATCCAGGTCACGATGCGGCTCGTCCCCGTGGTGAAGACGGGGATCAGCCGGCCGTTGGCGTCGAGCGCCGGCTTGCCGGACGCGTCGAGCCGGTAATCCGTCTGGAAGATGTAGTCGGTGGACGTCTGCGAGTTCCCCGTGCGCCGCGTCGACACGAAGTACTCGCCGCCCGACTTCAGTTCGTGGCTGCCCAGACCGCGGGTTCCCAGCAGGTACGAGATCGTCGCCGTCGCCTGGCGGTTGTGCCGGCCGTCCGGATCCGTCGAATCGAAGTACGGCGAGCTGTACTGCAGGTTCGCCGGTACGCCCGCCGTGGTCCCGCGGGTCAGGAACGGCGAGTCGTGGATGTCGGTCGACGTGCCGCCGTTGTTGCGCACCTGCCAGTACTTCTGCGAGTACTGCGCGGTCAGGAAGGCGCGGTTCGCCAGCGCGCCGCGCCAGGTGGCGACGCCGAGCCGGTTGGCGATCACGGGCGAGGTGATCGCGCGCGGATCGATGCTGTTCGGATGCGAGACCGCGTACTGCTCCGTGCGGCTGTCGATGTACGTGCCCTGCAGCGTCTGACCCGGCGCCACCGTGCCCGTCAGCTTGCCCTCGTAGCGGCTGTTCTTGTTCCGCCCCGAGTACGCGACGCTGGTCTGCGGCAGCAGGTTCGCCGTCGTCGTCCGCTCGGCACGGGCGCCGCCGAAGAACCACAGACGGTCCTTGACGATCGGTCCGCCGGCGATCCCTTCGTAGACCGGCGACAGCTTGCCGGCGCGCCGCGTGCCGCGCGATTTCTCCAGCGGCGTCTCGTCGCTCCACGACGCATTCGACAGGTTGGCGCGGAACGCACCCGAGAACAGATTGCCGCCGCTGCGGGTGATCACGTTGACGATGCCGCCGCCGAAGCGTCCGTATTCCGCGCTGATCCCGGACGTGAGGACCTGAACTTCCTGAATGCCTTCCTCGATGAACAGCCCGTTCGACTGGCCGAAGACGTTGTCGTTCACGTCGACGCCGTCGACCAGGAAGATGTTGTCGTAGGCCAGGCCGCCGCCGATCGTCACCTGGTTCTGGTTCGGCGTGTTGTCGGTGAGCCCCGGCGTGAGCTCGGCGAGCAGGAACGGGTTGCGTCCGACCGGCAGCAGCCGCGTTGCGTCGGCGCGCAGGTTGAACGCGCCGGCCGGCGTCGCGACGGGCGCGGGCGCCGGCGCGGTGACGGTGACGGTTTCGCTGATCTTCCCGGGACCGAGCACCGCGTCGAGCACGAGCGGGGAGCCCAGCGGCACGGCGACGCGGCGCTCGATCGAGCCCAGTCCGGTCATCTCGATGCGCACGGTGTAGTCGCCGGCGGGAAGGCCGGGAAGTGAATAGACGCCGTTCACGTCGGACGTGGTCGAGCGGCTCCCCTGCAGCGCCGGGGACGCGGCGACGACCGTCGCGCCCGGCAGGGCGAGGCCGTCGGAGGTGGCGAGACGGCCGCGCAACGCGCCCACCTGTTCCTGGGCGAACACCACGGTGCCGAGCGCGATCAGCAGCGCAGGAATGAGGACGAGAGTACGGCGCATGAGTTCAAACTCCCTGCTGTAAAAACCTGATTGGTCGGATACGGATGAGCACGAAAGGTGCCATCACAGCTCTCGTCCCACAATCAGGTTTTTTGCTGAGGAATTCGTCACGTCATGGTGCTGCTGTGCGGTCCTGTGTTCCGGAATGAAACGCGGAGATTACGGAACCGCGGCCGGCGCACACCGCGGAAACGCGCGAGAGCACGGCTTCGAGCAGCGGCGTCATCAGT includes:
- a CDS encoding TonB-dependent receptor — encoded protein: MRRTLVLIPALLIALGTVVFAQEQVGALRGRLATSDGLALPGATVVAASPALQGSRSTTSDVNGVYSLPGLPAGDYTVRIEMTGLGSIERRVAVPLGSPLVLDAVLGPGKISETVTVTAPAPAPVATPAGAFNLRADATRLLPVGRNPFLLAELTPGLTDNTPNQNQVTIGGGLAYDNIFLVDGVDVNDNVFGQSNGLFIEEGIQEVQVLTSGISAEYGRFGGGIVNVITRSGGNLFSGAFRANLSNASWSDETPLEKSRGTRRAGKLSPVYEGIAGGPIVKDRLWFFGGARAERTTTANLLPQTSVAYSGRNKNSRYEGKLTGTVAPGQTLQGTYIDSRTEQYAVSHPNSIDPRAITSPVIANRLGVATWRGALANRAFLTAQYSQKYWQVRNNGGTSTDIHDSPFLTRGTTAGVPANLQYSSPYFDSTDPDGRHNRQATATISYLLGTRGLGSHELKSGGEYFVSTRRTGNSQTSTDYIFQTDYRLDASGKPALDANGRLIPVFTTGTSRIVTWIPSRGAAIDVTTTSLFVSDRWSAGRRLTVDLGVRYEHVASDAELQAQRVSANTVLPRLGASYALGTDGKTIVSATYGHYAGTYNDVQFSRNSAAGNADRITGQYTGPSGEGLSFAPAFDPANYATIAGTFPTVNVSFAGGLTSPTTRETTLSLGREFGARLWARGRYVHRRTTDFVEDDIVLAGGRTTVVRNGVNFGTFDNAVYRNNAFARREYDAVDLQSGWQPSSALTLQGQWTVQLRNHGNFEGEAANNPAIPSVIGDNPEIFGERNFPMGRLDDFQRSKVRVWAAYGLPLGRGGRLDVAPMYRYNSARTFSYTATVPLSAQQIANDPGYARRPASQTLFFGERGAGSFSGFALVDLATTWSVPVWQSLSPWFKVEVLNLLNNQKLIGWDTTVTANAAGARDASGLPLEYVQGANFGKGTSTAHYPRPRPGMDGGRTYLLAFGARF
- a CDS encoding CoA-acylating methylmalonate-semialdehyde dehydrogenase → MAPTASAPVTVETVPFWINGARTAPLGQRSGDVSNPATGETIRRVAFAQAGDVDRAVVAAREAFKAWGATSPLKRARILTRFRELLEAHQTELARLISEEHGKVFADAMGSVQRGIEVVEFASGAPHLLKGEHAGTVGGGIDAYSRLQPLGVCAGITPFNFPAMVPLWMFPIALACGNTFVLKPSEKDPTPSIRMAELLKDAGLPDGVFNVVHGDKEAVDAILAHRDVKAVSFVGSTPIARYVYTTAAAHGKRVQALGGAKNHAVVLPDADLEFAANALIGAGYGSAGERCMAISAVVAVGAIADPLVASLAAKARALKVGPGQAENVDMGPLVTQAHRDRVKGFVDAGVAAGATCVVDGRGVSIPGHERGFFLGPTLFDRVTPAMSIYQEEIFGPVLVVVRVNTLQEAIDLVNSNPYGNGVAVFTSSGGAARHFENDIEVGMVGINVPIPVPMSFFSFGGWKSSLFGDLHMHGVEGIKFNTRTKAVTARWPTDDVGPSFVMPTLG